In Trichoderma asperellum chromosome 1, complete sequence, a single window of DNA contains:
- a CDS encoding uncharacterized protein (EggNog:ENOG41), whose amino-acid sequence MKASTGVFGEAYASCFSCLTCWEPLAFRIDERSQSRDNQRAFPIINDQPTSHPPPMAVPEAEPPRPSWKYKMQKTFKPNQTGFSTKGRAQTDGSRPQLQISAPFEFRHVESGSFQFPFPPHRPSRPWESPVTPDTPETPFEPLQLNISSSGKELSPIVPDFSFPTEMTPPSLVHIPGRPYGERSPSQKRSHSSTSFHIPRKNIAAGSLSSSPEVSPLNLASDKQPRARDYTPSDMEAIKERVACAMNEVEELQKKINDIIERQSLYTASRPSTAHSMARTVPDAAEVPIIPALPPAAPSFAERLNTEVSLPNIGPITASVHISQLEAYEETLDNIRQLSQIMPMQEERTPPPPPPPLPLVLRPPLRKKKSFSRVSTWLFQEPGRARNQSMDSITNAPRPIKGSEGFYQCVTPPRRPDRRSIETFDTISTWSTNDGDRTVPTAWSPRSTPTRKEEDNLLERSATFGKSSIRGSAAVNVGVAI is encoded by the exons TTCTCTTGCCTCACGTGTTGGGAACCGTTGGCTTTTCGTATCGATGAGAGATCTCAGTCTC GCGATAACCAACGTGCATTTCCCATTATCAACGACCAACCAACATCTCACCCGCCCCCAATGGCAGTACCGGAGGCTGAGCCTCCTCGACCAAGCTGGAAGTACAAAATGCAAAAGACTTTTAAACCAAATCAAACAGGCTTCTCAACAAAAGGCAGAGCGCAAACAGACGGCTCACGGCCTCAGTTACAGATTTCAGCGCCGTTCGAATTTCGACATGTTGAATCTGGCTCATTCCAATTCCCATTCCCCCCTCATCGGCCATCTCGTCCCTGGGAGAGTCCTGTGACACCGGATACGCCTGAAACTCCCTTTGAACCGCTCCAGTTGAACATTTCAAGCTCAGGAAAAGAGTTGTCTCCAATAGTTCCGGATTTTTCCTTTCCTACTGAGATGACGCCGCCATCTTTAGTTCATATTCCAGGCAGGCCCTACGGTGAACGCTCGCCATCTCAGAAGAGAAGTCATTCATCTACGTCATTTCATATTCCTCGAAAAAATATTGCTGCCGGTTCATTGTCAAGCAGCCCAGAGGTATCACCATTAAACCTCGCTTCCGACAAACAGCCCCGTGCCCGGGATTATACGCCATCTGATATGGAGGCCATCAAAGAGCGCGTGGCGTGCGCCATGAATGAAgtggaggagctgcagaaAAAAATCAACGACATTATTGAGCGCCAAAGCCTCTACACTGCCAGCAGACCATCGACAGCTCACTCGATGGCTCGTACGGTGCCTG atgcagctgaGGTTCCGATAATTCCTGCTCtaccgccagcagcgccgtcaTTTGCTGAGCGCCTAAACACAGAAGTGTCGCTGCCCAACATCGGACCCATTACAGCATCCGTCCACATCAGCCAGCTAGAAGCGTATGAGGAAACGCTTGACAATATCAGGCAGTTGTCACAAATAATGCCGATGCAAGAAGAGCGGACACCCCCACCGCCTCCACCGCCTCTACCTCTTGTCCTACGGCCACCGctgcggaagaagaagtcattTTCGCGGGTTTCTACCTGGCTGTTTCAAGAACCAGGACGCGCCAGGAACCAGAGCATGGACTCTATTACGAACGCTCCACGCCCTATTAAAGGAAGCGAAGGGTTTTATCAGTGTGTAACGCCTCCCAGAAGACCGGATAGGCGAAGCATCGAGACATTTGATACAATATCTACCTGGTCGACGAATGACGGAGACCGAACTGTACCGACGGCCTGGTCGCCGCGGAGCACTCCAACAAGGAAGGAGGAGGATAATTTACTGGAAAGAAGCGCCACATTTGGGAAAAGCAGCATCCGAGGGTCGGCTGCGGTGAATGTTGGCGTTGCAATATGA
- a CDS encoding uncharacterized protein (TransMembrane:1 (i55-76o)), with the protein MSISKILASIRGVVSRDTYKYSAIPEPLGRRPSSRRQRSSDSASLAASSQGREKLIKMSLGGMALFAILLTTVSLGRFNSGSACELVGNCTTDVSHIWGQYSPVFSVPSIIDASVPQGCNVTFAQILSRHGARAPTQKKSDVYKAMIQRIQSSVKEYGKGYEFLKDYEYNLGADDLTPFGEQQLVDSGSAFYQRYQDLASEFDPFVRTPGSDRVIVSAQRFIEGYYKTQGRDASSPMKSILVLPEVYGFNNTLNHGACQAFEDGPVSEIREQNQKTWLGIFGPAINQRLNSRLPGANLTLTETIYMMDLCPFNTVATTTAALSDFCRLFSMDEWASYDYFQSLDKWYGYGRGNPLGPSQGVGFGNELIARLTGTPVDDHTTTNSTLDSSPDTFPLNRTLYADFSHDNTMSSVFAALGLFNSTMDLPLKYKVSPRRLHGFSAAWAVPFAGRLYVEKMQCGDSSEELVRVILNDRVVPLRTCNSDRLGRCKLRGFVDSLKFIRSGGLWDQCPLDG; encoded by the exons ATGTCGATCTCCAAGATATTAGCCTCCATTAGAGGCGTCGTGTCGCGAGACACGTACAAATACAGTGCTATCCCAGAGCCGTTGGGTCGACGGCCATCAAGTCGACGACAGCGCAGTAGCGACTCTGCCTCTTTAGCAGCATCGTCACAGGGCCGGGAGAAATTAATCAAGATGTCACTTGGTGGAATGGCCCTTTTCGCCATATTGTTGACCACGGTCTCACTTGG GCGATTCAACTCAGGCTCAGCTTGCGAATTAGTTGGAAACTGTACGACAGATGTGTCGCACATTTGGGGCCAGTACTCGCCAGTGTTCTCGGTCCCGTCAATCATTGACGCTTCAGTTCCGCAAGGGTGTAATGTGACTTTTGCACAGATCTTATCGCGGCATGGAGCGCGAGCACCGACCCAGAAGAAGTCGGATGTTTACAAAGCCATGATCCAACGCATCCAGAGCTCTGTGAAGGAGTACGGAAAAGGATACGAATTCCTAAAAGACTACGAGTACAATCTTGGCGCTGACGATCTTACGCCATTTGGAGAACAGCAGCTGGTTGACTCGGGAAGCGCCTTTTACCAGCGCTACCAAGACCTGGCGTCTGAATTTGATCCGTTTGTTAGAACGCCAGGATCTGATCGAGTGATTGTATCGGCCCAGCGGTTTATTGAGGGGTATTATAAGACCCAGGGTCGCGATGCTTCAAGCCCAATGAAGAGCATCCTTGTGCTCCCCGAAGTCTATGGGTTCAACAACACTCTAAATCATGGGGCCTGTCAAGCTTTTGAAGATGGTCCGGTATCCGAGATTCGTGAGCAGAATCAGAAAACTTGGCTAGGTATCTTTGGCCCCGCGATCAATCAGAGACTCAACAGTAGACTGCCGGGCGCAAACCTGACTCTCACCGAGACCATCTACATGATGGATCTGTGCCCTTTCAACACGGTAGCAACCACCACTGCTGCGCTATCCGACTTTTGCAGGCTCTTCTCGATGGATGAGTGGGCGAGCTACGACTACTTCCAATCATTGGATAAATGGTACGGTTATGGTCGAGGCAATCCATTGGGCCCTTCCCAGGGCGTCGGATTTGGCAACGAACTGATTGCACGGCTCACTGGCACGCCTGTGGACGACCATACGACAACAAATTCGACGCTCGACTCTTCTCCCGACACGTTCCCTCTGAACAGGACGCTGTATGCAGATTTTTCCCACGACAACACGATGTCTTCAGTCTTTGCTGCGCTGGGACTGTTCAACTCGACAATGGACCTACCGCTCAAGTACAAAGTATCACCTCGACGCCTTCACGGcttttcagctgcttggGCAGTCCCGTTCGCCGGCCGCTTGTATGTAGAGAAGATGCAGTGCGGTGACTCAAGCGAGGAGCTGGTGCGAGTGATCCTCAACGATCGAGTGGTTCCTCTGCGGACGTGCAATTCTGATAGGCTGGGGCGGTGTAAGCTGAGAGGCTTTGTTGATAGCCTCAAGTTTATAAGGAGCGGGGGGCTGTGGGATCAATGCCCCCTTGACGGCTGA
- a CDS encoding uncharacterized protein (EggNog:ENOG41~TransMembrane:1 (o6-26i)) — translation MVSTAGGIVIAIVVILVAAAIGWVVFSQLRARRLGLPPPSLSSYLPWHKSDTPYGPPKPARGGVVGWFNDIVRKFKHRNDRSATGAYEQSGPRGNRGFGPLDPDDAWDARVGNEADGYGYYEQELGGHTEYTGASYDSGRLGSVPAAHVGYNEDVERGRRPSRDAGAATAATASQRNPFDDDAQPSLRGVSPRPMDASGGAAHKTGERPGSSGSSFAERRSIFREDV, via the exons ATGGTTTCGACCGCAGgaggcatcgtcatcgcgaTTGTGGTGATCCTAGTGGCGGCAGCCATTGGATGGGTTGTGTTCTCGCAACTGCGAGCGCGGAGACTAGGT CTCCCGCCTCCCAGCTTATCGTCATATCTACCGTGGCATAAATCAGACACCCCGTACGGCCCCCCGAAGCCGGCTcgcggcggcgtcgtcggCTGGTTCAACGACATCGTGCGCAAGTTCAAGCATCGCAACGACCGGTCAGCAACCGGAGCCTACGAGCAATCCGGCCCTCGTGGAAACCGCGGCTTTGGGCCTCTCGACCCGGACGATGCGTGGGACGCGAGGGTTGGGAACGAGGCGGATGGATACGGCTACTACGAGCAGGAGCTGGGAGGACACACCGAGTATACCGGCGCGTCCTACGACAGCGGTCGACTCGGCTCAGTGCCCGCCGCACATGTGGGCTACAACGAAGATGTGGAGCGAGGCAGACGACCCAGCCGAGACGCGGGAGCTGCAACGGCTGCCACTGCGTCGCAGAGGAACCCTTTCGATGACGATGCGCAGCCAAGCCTCAGGGGCGTCAGTCCTCGGCCCATGGATGCGTCGGGCGGAGCAGCGCACAAGACGGGCGAACGGCCAGGAAGCTCTGGTAGTAGCTTTGCCGAGCGGAGGTCGATATTCAGAGAAGACGTCTAA
- a CDS encoding uncharacterized protein (EggNog:ENOG41~TransMembrane:12 (i130-150o170-187i199-218o224-246i258-279o285-307i369-390o402-421i448-467o473-494i506-527o539-562i)), translating into MKSMMMSGTTPERKSTEDIASAPPRQSKEEEGGRQMPSSLDHEKHEYSVAPSDSDNSSTITASERSAPGVSISRTVSEVRDGISNQRDLELGDDVIEKSPTVRVDDPNLVKWTGPDDPENPKNWLLKRKWAAVFCVSCFTLISPVASSMVAPGLPQISKDLHITEEIESALVLSIFVAAYALGPLMWGPLSELYGRTIILQVSNLWFLLFNLGCGLARTEAQMFVFRFLAGIGGSAPLAIGGGVLGDLFNAEQRGKAMSIYSLMPLLGPALGPIAGGWVTDRTTWRWVFYSTTIACGVIQAAGVFFLQETYAPVLLQRKKMALIKETGNTNLVTEYDNPDRTVFQTLTIALTRPFRLLATQPIVQVMSLYMMFLYGVTYLILSTFASLWATEYHESPGIAGLNYISLGLGFFLGAQICAPLQDRIYAALKRRYVPDGGPGRPEFRVPMLIPGAIFLPIGILIYSWTAEAHTHWIGPNIGAVVFGASIIIGFQCIQGYMVDSYTRYAASAVSAVTVLRSLAGFGFPLFAPTMYNRLGYGIGGTVLAAVAIGIGWPSPIFLWFYGPKLRAMSKFAQ; encoded by the exons ATGAAGTCTATGATGATGTCGGGAACTACTCCAGAACGCAAATCCACAGAGGACATAGCCTCGGCACCTCCTCGccagagcaaagaagaagaaggtggcCGTCAAATGCCATCCAGCTTGGACCACGAGAAGCACGAATACTCGGTAGCGCCCTCCGACTCTGATAACTCGTCGACAATCACCGCTTCGGAGAGAAGTGCTCCAGGCGTGTCTATATCGCGGACGGTGTCTGAGGTGCGAGATGGCATCTCAAACCAGAGGGATCTGGAGCTGGGAGACGATGTTATTGAGAAGTCGCCCACGGTCAGAGTCGACGACCCGAATCTGGTCAAATGGACCGGCCCCGATGACCCTGAGAACCCAAAGAACTGGCTCCTCAAGAGGAAATGGGCCGCTGTCTTTTGCG TATCTTGCTTCACCCTCATCTCGCCCGTAGCCTCATCCATGGTTGCCCCCGGCCTCCCCCAGATCAGCAAAGACCTGCACATCACGGAAGAAATCGAAAGCGCCCTCGTGCTGtccatcttcgtcgccgCCTACGCCCTCGGCCCCCTGATGTGGGGTCCGCTCTCCGAGCTGTACGGCCGCACCATCATCCTGCAGGTCTCCAACCTGTGgttcctcctcttcaaccTCGGCTGCGGCCTCGCCAGGACCGAAGCCCAGATGTTCGTCTTCCGCTTCCTCGCGGGCATCGGAGGGTCGGCGCCCCTCGccatcggcggcggcgtgCTGGGCGACCTGTTCAACGCCGAGCAGAGGGGGAAAGCCATGAGCATCTACTCCctgatgccgctgctggggCCGGCGCTGGGGCCCATTGCCGGCGGCTGGGTCACCGACCGGACGACGTGGCGATGGGTCTTTTACAGCACGACGATTGCCTGCGGCGTGATCCAGGCCGCGggcgtcttcttcctgcAGGAGACGTATGcgccggtgctgctgcagcgcaaGAAGATGGCGCTGATCAAGGAGACTGGCAACACCAATCTCGTCACCGAGTACGACAACCCGGATCGTACCGTCTTCCAGACCTTGACGATTGCACTTACACGGCCGTTCCGCCTTCTGGCTACGCAGCCCATTGTGCAGGTCATGTCCTTGTACATGATGTTTCTCTACGGCGTGACGTACCTGATTCTCTCCACGTTCGCCTCCCTGTGGGCCACCGAGTACCACGAAAGCCCAGGCATCGCCGGCCTCAACTACATCTCCCTCGGGCTCGGCTTCTTCCTGGGCGCTCAGATCTGCGCACCGCTGCAAGACCGCATCTACGCCGCCTTGAAGAGACGCTACGTCCCCGACGGCGGCCCCGGCCGTCCGGAGTTCCGCGTCCCCATGCTCATCCCGGGCGCCATCTTCCTCCCCATCGGCATCCTCATCTACTCATGGACCGCAGAGGCGCACACGCACTGGATCGGGCCCAACATTGGCGCCGTAGTGTTCGgcgccagcatcatcatcggcttCCAGTGCATCCAGGGATACATGGTCGACTCGTACACCCGATACGCAGCCAGCGCCGTGAGCGCCGTGACGGTGCTGCGCAGCCTGGCCGGCTTTGGGTTCCCGCTGTTTGCGCCGACCATGTACAACAGGCTCGGGTATGGCATTGGCGGGACGGTGCTTGCCGCTGTTGCTATTGGCATTGGGTGGCCGAGCCCCATCTTCTTGTGGTTTTATGGCCCGAAGCTGAGAGCTATGAGCAAGTTTGCGCAGTGA
- a CDS encoding uncharacterized protein (BUSCO:EOG092D3S4W), translating to MSESEAVQNPTEAVAPVEEQVAVEQPEVAEVADVAETEKKDGANILKTTAKIDRENLQNNRKFDASARKVTDDPEEIRKQVEFYFGDWNFPQDKFMWESCGGAENKPMPIEKIHSFKRMRVFQPYSAVVAALKESKFLEVSGEEGKEVVKRKIPYKPVPASKAKAEAATVYVKGFGDEQPDTQFELESFFTQFGEVNGLKLRRTNENLFKGSVFVTFVDEETAKKFIALDPAPKWKDHDLKIMSKHDYCEEKSDLIKQGKLVPSATTQKKFYEGRDFGKKNTRSGDQDDWKKRRDNDQKSGFRGGRGGRGRGRGGRGRGGRDGGRRDRDSNKQEKPVDAAATNLKRPREDDAAAAPAAKKVDTKDE from the exons ATGAGCGAATCAGAGGCCGTACAGAACCCTACCGAGGCTGTTGCTCCTGTCGAGGAACAAGTTGCGGTTGAGCAGCCTGAGGTGGCTGAGGTGGCCGACGTGGCCGAGACTGAGAAGAAAGATGGCGCCAACATTCTGAAGACGACGGCCAAAATTGACCGTGAAAACCTACAAAACAATCGCAAGTTCGATGCCTCTGCTCGCAAGGTGACTGATGATCCCGAGGAGATCAGAAAACAG GTTGAGTTTTACTTTGGAGACTGGAACTTCCCTCAAGACAAGTTCATGTGGGAGTCTTGCGGAGGCGCAGAGAACAAGCCCATGCCGATCGAAAAGATTCACTCGTTCAAGCGTATGCGGGTCTTCCAGCCTTACAGTGCCGTCGTTGCCGCCCTCAAGGAGAGCAAATTCCTCGAGGTCTCTGGAGAGGAAGGCAAGGAGGTGGTCAAGCGCAAGATTCCATACAAGCCCGTCCCcgcctccaaggccaaggccgaggcTGCCACCGTCTACGTCAAGGGATTTGGAGACGAGCAGCCCGATACCCAGTTTGAGCTCGAGAGCTTCTTTACCCAATTCGGTGAAGTCAATGGCCTGAAGCTTCGCCGCACCAACGAAAATCTCTTCAAGGGCTCCGTCTTTGTCACCTTTGTTGATGAGGAGACGGCCAAGAAGTTCATTGCCTTGGATCCTGCCCCTAAGTGGAAGGACCACGACCTTAAGATTATGTCTAAGCACGACTACTGCGAGGAGAAGAGTGATCTCATCAAGCAAGGAAAGCTGGTACCCAGCGCGACGACACAGAAAAAGTTTTACGAGGGCCGTGATTTCGGCAAGAAGAACACTCGCTCTGGTGATCAAGATGATTGGAAGAAGCGACGCGACAACGACCAGAAGAGCGGCTTCCGAGGCGGTCGTGGAGGtcgtggccgtggccgtggtGGACGAGGTCGGGGCGGCCGTGATGGTGGACGTCGCGACCGCGACTCAAACAAACAAGA GAAACCCGTGGATGCTGCCGCAACTAACCTGAAGAGACCCCGTGAGGACGACGCCGCTGCGGCACCGGCTGCCAAGAAGGTTGATACCAAGGACGAGTGA
- a CDS encoding uncharacterized protein (TransMembrane:2 (i49-66o466-483i)), giving the protein MRYPAKLPRPLISLNTRLRATGRPPACFAQLDRSFFTQSKRQLKRQQRTSIPAVVLSLGLFVWWLYPSEEFARLSETQQANRDKQGRRDSGDDESSQLVTEKSDEGAWAYFARRFEFLSATAELEWANLSDRLVDYILPEWSKHIPIYVRKLQKELSVSPGSLADEIWQEAHDPLVNREIRYSANVRVSSELCDEEKEFLLRRKIVTRAALASYLGLKEKDINPDDVPTIAMCGSGGGLRALIAGSGSMFATDEDGLFDCVTYTAGVSGSCWLQLLYLSSFAKGSVGSLIQHLKARASVHIAYPPVAFQSLTSLPTSKYLLSGLVEKLKGDTNADFGLVDIYGLLLGARYLVPRGELGVDARDFKLSNQRLYLRQGQRPLPIYTAVRHEIPAEEVKASRDRGAPIPTVEEMKKEPYFQWFEITPYEFFCEEFSAGIPTWALGRRFFDGKDVPPENRFHLPEIRTPLLMGIFGSAFCATLSHYYREIRPLLRTITGFQTIDQLVSVRDDDLSKVHPIDPAIIPNFAYQMYGKLPKSTPASILDGEYIQLMDAGMSNNLPIYPLLRPGRNVDILVAFDASADIKTDNWLSVADGYARQRGIKGWPVGIGWPKPEETPEQARKELTEAQAATAAEAEQKVEEAQAKQKDLREAASKQDAAKPTQLDEKSKFKPGNEKAGELGYCTVWVGTTEERSTDSPPITKPVTDDTSWQLMEPNAGLTLIYLPLLSNKKVPGVSPGTSDFLSTWNFVYTPDQIDSVVKLAKANYDEGRDQIKATVRAVYERKKQLREQAETQRRLDSYTAMAKKGEESLLHHGDQFS; this is encoded by the coding sequence ATGAGATATCCCGCCAAACTACCGCGGCCGTTGATATCTCTCAACACACGCCTCCGAGCCACAGGTCGTCCACCGGCATGTTTTGCTCAACTAGACCGCAGCTTCTTCACACAATCAAAACGTCAGTTGAAACGCCAGCAACGCACAAGCATACCTGCTGTCGTACTCTCTTTGGGACTCTTCGTTTGGTGGCTCTACCCATCAGAAGAGTTTGCTCGCTTGTCCGAGACTCAACAGGCTAATAGAGACAAACAAGGGAGACGAGACAGCGGTGATGATGAGTCCAGTCAACTTGTCACTGAGAAATCTGACGAGGGCGCATGGGCCTATTTTGCCCGGCGGTTCGAGTTTCTATCTGCCACAGCTGAGCTTGAATGGGCCAATTTATCAGACAGGTTGGTTGATTATATTCTTCCCGAATGGTCCAAACATATACCCATCTACGTAAGGAAGCTCCAAAAGGAGCTGTCAGTCTCTCCGGGATCACTGGCAGATGAGATATGGCAAGAGGCTCATGACCCTTTGGTAAACCGCGAGATTCGATATTCCGCTAATGTTCGCGTCTCGTCGGAGTTAtgtgatgaagagaaagagttCCTTCTGAGACGGAAAATTGTTACCCGAGCAGCTTTAGCAAGCTATCTGGGGCTCAAAGAAAAGGACATCAACCCTGACGACGTGCCGACCATTGCTATGTGCGGATCGGGAGGGGGCTTGCGAGCATTAATAGCAGGGAGCGGGTCCATGTTTGCGACAGACGAGGACGGACTATTTGACTGTGTCACTTATACCGCTGGTGTTAGTGGTTCGTGTTGGCTCCAGCTGCTCTACCTCTCCTCATTCGCGAAAGGAAGCGTTGGCTCTCTAATACAACACTTGAAAGCAAGAGCATCTGTTCACATAGCATATCCACCGGTTGCCTTTCAATCTCTGACGTCTCTACCGACAAGCAAATATCTGCTGAGTGGACTGGTGGAGAAATTGAAAGGAGACACCAACGCCGACTTTGGGCTTGTCGATATATATGGACTCCTACTAGGCGCTAGATATCTGGTTCCAAGGGGTGAACTGGGCGTCGATGCTAGAGATTTCAAGTTGTCGAATCAACGTTTGTATTTACGACAAGGGCAACGCCCATTGCCCATATACACAGCTGTGCGGCACGAAATTCCGGCTGAAGAGGTAAAAGCCTCTCGAGACCGCGGTGCTCCAATACCTACAgtggaggagatgaagaaagagcCTTATTTCCAGTGGTTTGAGATCACTCCCTATGAGTTTTTCTGCGAGGAATTTTCAGCTGGGATACCAACGTGGGCCCTTGGCAGGCGCTTTTTTGATGGCAAAGATGTGCCACCCGAGAATCGATTCCATCTACCTGAGATCAGAACGCCTCTTCTGATGGGTATTTTTGGAAGCGCATTTTGTGCAACTCTCAGCCACTACTATCGCGAGATTAGACCTCTTCTTAGAACAATCACTGGTTTCCAGACGATAGATCAGCTGGTGTCAGTACGGGACGACGATTTGAGCAAAGTGCATCCTATAGATCCCGCCATTATCCCCAATTTTGCATATCAAATGTACGGAAAGCTGCCTAAGTCGACGCCAGCGAGTATCTTAGATGGAGAGTATATCCAGCTTATGGATGCGGGGATGTCGAATAACTTGCCTATATATCCATTGCTACGGCCGGGTCGCAATGTCGACATCTTAGTCGCGTTTGACGCCTCCGCTGACATCAAAACAGACAATTGGCTTTCTGTAGCGGATGGTTACGCACGACAGCGAGGTATTAAGGGATGGCCAGTGGGGATTGGCTGGCCAAAGCCAGAAGAGACACCGGAGCAGGCAAGAAAGGAATTGACCGAAGCCCAGGCTGCAACAGCCGCCGAAGCAGAACAGAAAGTGGAAGAAGCCCAAGCTAAACAGAAGGATCTCCGCGAGGCCGCTTCAAAGCAGGATGCTGCCAAGCCGACGCAACTTGACGAAAAATCGAAATTCAAGCCAGGCAATGAAAAAGCTGGTGAGCTCGGCTATTGCACCGTATGGGTAGGAACAACAGAAGAGCGATCTACGGACTCCCCACCCATCACAAAGCCTGTCACTGACGACACTTCATGGCAACTGATGGAGCCCAATGCGGGTCTTACTCTCATCTAcctgcctcttctctctaaCAAGAAGGTTCCCGGTGTCTCTCCCGGCACTTCGGACTTTTTGAGCACTTGGAATTTTGTCTATACCCCAGATCAGATTGACAGTGTCGTTAAGCTCGCCAAAGCCAACTATGACGAGGGCAGGGATCAGATCAAGGCCACCGTGCGTGCCGTCTATGAGCGCAAAAAGCAGCTGCGTGAGCAGGCTGAAACGCAGCGCCGCCTCGACAGCTATACTGCCATGGCCAAAAAGGGAGAGGAATCTCTCCTGCATCACGGAGATCAATTCAGCTAG
- a CDS encoding mitochondrial 54S ribosomal protein mL44 (BUSCO:EOG092D3DOE), which produces MKRIRPSRWSGQLLQARCRAGIAATRQPLFLAVRCQSTSPATTANESSDLDSQRPPLPAPSFDRAAQSAKLAALHARLSLPRKIPLQTLARALVTPSADANPNFNNSNLAYLGSTIINYHVYEYLVCKWPRLPMAILYEALRAYAGDASLQQIARRWGVESAAAPGEEVDPGLLQWKAGEEQMVNTRWGYIRAEAAKGQAWRRGLSSRVVLDDDFGDQVSSSEPEKLEYSGLQSEAFGSVVRAVIGAIYTHCGREEVKSFVKSHILSRELDLSKLFEFKLPTRELAMLCAREGFEAPVARLESETGRLSRTPVYVVGIYSGKEKLGEGAGPSLDVARRKASMASLKAWYLYSPGNKVRVPSDMMEEGARPWTAPYIDIGEII; this is translated from the coding sequence ATGAAGAGAATACGACCTTCACGATGGAGCGGCCAATTGCTCCAGGCTCGCTGCAGAGCCGGCATTGCCGCAACTAGACagcctctctttctcgccGTCCGGTGCCAATCCACCTCCCCGGCCACCACTGCGAACGAATCTTCAGACCTCGACTCACAGCGACCTCCCCTCCCCGCACCCTCATTCGACCGTGCTGCGCAGTCCGCGAAGCTCGCCGCCCTACATGCGCGACTCTCCCTCCCCCGAAAGATCCCGCTACAGACCCTGGCGAGGGCCCTGGTAACGCCGTCCGCCGATGCCAACCCCAACTTCAACAACTCGAACCTCGCATACCTGGGCAGCACAATTATCAACTACCATGTCTACGAGTATCTTGTCTGCAAGTGGCCCCGCCTGCCCATGGCCATCCTGTACGAGGCTCTAAGAGCTTATGCCGGTGATGCGTCTCTGCAGCAAATCGCTCGAAGGTGGGGCGTGGAGTCTGCAGCTGCACCAGGCGAGGAGGTCGATCCTGGTCTGCTGCAGTGGAAGGCGGGTGAGGAGCAGATGGTCAACACACGGTGGGGCTATATCCGTGCGGAAGCAGCCAAAGGACAGGCCTGGAGACGAGGACTGAGCAGCCGCGTGGTCCTGGATGACGACTTTGGCGACCAGGTCAGCAGCTCCGAGCCCGAGAAGCTTGAGTACAGCGGTCTCCAGAGCGAGGCATTCGGATCCGTCGTTCGGGCCGTTATTGGCGCCATCTATACCCACTGCGGCCGTGAGGAGGTCAAGTCTTTTGTCAAATCACATATCTTATCCCGAGAACTCGACCTTTCGAAGCTCTTTGAATTCAAGCTTCCAACCCGCGAGTTGGCCATGTTGTGTGCCCGAGAGGGCTTTGAGGCTCCCGTTGCGCGATTGGAGAGCGAGACTGGTCGATTGTCTCGCACTCCCGTTTACGTGGTAGGCATTTACAGCGGCAAGGAGAAGCTTGGAGAAGGCGCTGGTCCTAGCCTGGATGTAGCTCGCCGGAAGGCCTCCATGGCATCACTTAAAGCCTGGTACCTGTACAGCCCAGGAAACAAAGTACGAGTGCCCAGTGACATGATGGAAGAGGGCGCCAGACCTTGGACAGCGCCATACATCGACATTGGTGAAATCATCTAA
- a CDS encoding uncharacterized protein (EggNog:ENOG41~TransMembrane:1 (o27-48i)), with amino-acid sequence MGGGAKVPYPKHVWSPSGGWYAQPANWRANTLIAGATMFGIVAIVWKFSADRERWAHKPEPWEWHPSRYWSKQLIEWDKEDKLKQSKE; translated from the exons ATG GGTGGTGGTGCCAAAGTCCC CTACCCCAAGCACGTCTGGTCGCCTTCTGGTGGTTGGTACGCCCAGCCTGCCAACTGGCGCGCCAATACGCTCATTGCCGGAGCCACCATGTTCGGCATCGTCGCCATTGTGTGGAAGTTCAGTGCCGACCGGGAGAGATGGGCGCACAAGCCAGAGCCATGGGAGTGGCACCCCAGCCGATA CTGGTCAAAGCAGTTGATTGAGTGGGACAAGGAGGATAAGCTGAAGCAGTCGAAGGAGTAG